The following are from one region of the Hyphomicrobium album genome:
- a CDS encoding cupredoxin domain-containing protein has protein sequence MSLERRAGSAGITALLVLTSLFVTRQAASHDAHKHGGPAAKFFAAGEPGTPDAAYRTIEIVMNDASGEMAFSPNTLEVKRGEQVRFVLQNAGAVDHEFLIDTAANNAHHKAEMAENPDMRHAEPNGRRLAPGTTSELIWRFTKPGSFEIACLIPGHYEAGMKGVLVVR, from the coding sequence ATGAGCCTTGAACGACGCGCCGGGTCTGCCGGCATTACCGCATTGCTTGTTCTCACGAGCCTATTCGTGACGCGCCAGGCCGCTTCACACGACGCGCACAAGCACGGTGGCCCCGCCGCCAAGTTCTTCGCGGCGGGCGAGCCCGGCACACCCGATGCGGCGTATCGCACGATCGAGATCGTGATGAACGACGCAAGCGGCGAAATGGCGTTCTCGCCGAACACTCTCGAGGTGAAGCGCGGCGAGCAGGTCAGGTTCGTGTTGCAGAACGCCGGCGCCGTCGACCATGAGTTCCTCATCGATACGGCGGCGAACAATGCCCACCACAAGGCGGAGATGGCGGAGAACCCCGACATGCGGCACGCCGAACCCAACGGGCGACGCCTTGCACCAGGAACGACCAGCGAGCTGATCTGGCGCTTCACCAAACCCGGCAGCTTCGAGATCGCCTGCCTCATTCCCGGCCACTACGAGGCGGGCATGAAGGGCGTCCTCGTGGTGCGGTAA
- the bcsS gene encoding cellulose biosynthesis protein BcsS: MHVTSPTRGFVRAVIACAALLSVSCAARAGDRPQAYEVDAGFDTAPQSLYWYKEAIVAVNRDMAKSGFLVRLYGSVAVYDYADPAGATIDGTLWQVDVMPGYQFVRGSETFGGFVGVDFQDSQLSPNDPTNPVRGTVAGLKVEGHYYFQDDKQPIEASLVSEYSTAFETYYAELRVGARLTEKLSLGPAAEVDGTTGYNGQRLGVYGTYAFDLAKDVPLSVTVLGGHQFVSGDGQAGPAGGAGTYGTLELSTNF, translated from the coding sequence ATGCACGTCACCAGTCCAACCCGGGGTTTTGTACGCGCGGTCATCGCGTGTGCCGCGCTGCTGAGCGTGTCTTGCGCCGCGCGCGCCGGCGACAGGCCGCAGGCCTACGAGGTCGACGCCGGCTTCGACACCGCGCCGCAGTCGCTCTACTGGTACAAGGAAGCGATCGTGGCGGTGAACCGCGACATGGCGAAGTCCGGCTTTCTGGTGCGCCTCTACGGCAGCGTCGCGGTCTACGACTACGCCGACCCCGCCGGCGCCACCATCGACGGCACGCTCTGGCAGGTGGACGTGATGCCGGGCTACCAATTCGTGCGCGGGTCGGAGACCTTCGGCGGCTTCGTCGGTGTCGACTTTCAGGACTCGCAACTCAGCCCCAACGACCCGACCAACCCCGTGCGCGGCACCGTCGCCGGCCTCAAGGTGGAAGGCCACTACTATTTCCAGGACGACAAGCAGCCCATTGAGGCGAGCCTCGTCAGCGAGTACTCGACGGCGTTCGAGACCTACTATGCGGAGCTCCGCGTTGGGGCGCGCCTGACCGAAAAGCTCAGCCTCGGCCCCGCGGCCGAGGTCGACGGCACCACGGGTTACAACGGGCAGCGCCTCGGCGTCTACGGCACCTACGCCTTCGATCTCGCCAAGGACGTGCCGCTGTCGGTGACTGTGCTCGGCGGCCACCAGTTCGTCAGCGGCGACGGGCAGGCAGGCCCGGCCGGCGGCGCCGGCACCTACGGTACGCTCGAGCTGTCGACGAATTTCTGA
- a CDS encoding DUF938 domain-containing protein → MIDDPRLFAPATARNRDPIWTVLAPELPTRGLVLEIAAGSGEHSIHFARLSMPTVHFQPTDPDAAARASIDAWAARSGLANVKPALALDAAADDWPVTHANAVLCINMIHISPWAATAGLVRGAARLLPPGGLLFLYGPYRCNGQHTAPSNAAFDADLRRRNPLWGVRDMEAVAALAAEARFAAPAVVPMPANNFSLLFRRGVAAG, encoded by the coding sequence ATGATCGACGATCCCCGCCTCTTCGCGCCGGCGACGGCGCGCAACCGTGATCCCATTTGGACTGTCCTCGCGCCCGAGCTGCCGACGCGCGGTCTAGTGCTGGAGATCGCTGCCGGCTCAGGCGAGCACAGCATTCACTTCGCGCGCCTCTCGATGCCGACGGTGCACTTCCAGCCGACCGATCCGGATGCGGCAGCTCGCGCCAGCATCGACGCATGGGCGGCGCGATCCGGTCTCGCCAACGTGAAGCCGGCGCTCGCCCTCGACGCCGCGGCGGACGATTGGCCCGTCACGCACGCCAACGCCGTCCTCTGCATCAACATGATCCACATTTCGCCGTGGGCGGCGACAGCCGGGCTCGTCCGCGGCGCCGCGCGCCTGCTGCCGCCTGGCGGTCTTCTGTTTCTCTACGGCCCGTATCGCTGCAACGGCCAGCACACGGCGCCGAGCAACGCGGCGTTCGATGCCGATCTGCGCCGCCGCAACCCCCTCTGGGGCGTGCGCGACATGGAGGCCGTCGCGGCGCTGGCCGCCGAGGCGCGCTTCGCCGCACCCGCCGTTGTCCCAATGCCCGCCAACAATTTCTCGCTGCTGTTTCGCCGCGGCGTCGCCGCGGGCTGA
- a CDS encoding SPW repeat protein has product MSLLERLSAYWQDTLNFLLGVGLFFSPWLFGFGTEQLAVLNAYVVGGIIAVMALMALFAFQTWEDVVSGLLGAWLVISPWVLGFTGSDAAVLTHVLAGIVVIVLAIWSTNEHGAGHLTV; this is encoded by the coding sequence ATGTCACTACTCGAAAGGCTCTCCGCGTATTGGCAGGACACGCTGAATTTCCTGCTCGGCGTAGGGCTATTCTTCTCACCGTGGCTCTTCGGCTTCGGAACAGAGCAGCTCGCTGTGCTTAATGCTTATGTGGTCGGCGGCATCATTGCCGTGATGGCGCTGATGGCGCTGTTCGCCTTCCAAACCTGGGAGGACGTGGTCAGCGGCCTATTGGGCGCCTGGCTCGTGATCTCACCCTGGGTGTTGGGTTTTACTGGATCGGACGCCGCTGTACTCACGCACGTGTTGGCCGGCATTGTCGTGATTGTGCTCGCGATCTGGTCGACCAACGAGCATGGTGCAGGTCATCTGACGGTCTGA